Proteins encoded by one window of Arabidopsis thaliana chromosome 2, partial sequence:
- the RPS5B gene encoding ribosomal protein 5B (ribosomal protein 5B (RPS5B); FUNCTIONS IN: structural constituent of ribosome; INVOLVED IN: translation; LOCATED IN: in 7 components; EXPRESSED IN: fruit, cultured cell, pollen tube, leaf; EXPRESSED DURING: seedling growth; CONTAINS InterPro DOMAIN/s: Ribosomal protein S7, conserved site (InterPro:IPR020606), Ribosomal protein S7, eukaryotic/archaeal (InterPro:IPR005716), Ribosomal protein S7 (InterPro:IPR000235); BEST Arabidopsis thaliana protein match is: ribosomal protein 5A (TAIR:AT3G11940.2); Has 35333 Blast hits to 34131 proteins in 2444 species: Archae - 798; Bacteria - 22429; Metazoa - 974; Fungi - 991; Plants - 531; Viruses - 0; Other Eukaryotes - 9610 (source: NCBI BLink).) — MAASAEIDAEIQQQLTNEVKLFNRWSFDDVSVTDISLVDYIGVQPSKHATFVPHTAGRYSVKRFRKAQCPIVERLTNSLMMHGRNNGKKLMAVRIVKHAMEIIHLLSDLNPIQVIIDAIVNSGPREDATRIGSAGVVRRQAVDISPLRRVNQAIFLLTTGAREAAFRNIKTIAECLADELINAAKGSSNSYAIKKKDEIERVAKANR, encoded by the exons ATGGCCGCCTCCGCAGAAATCGACGCTGAGATTCAACAGCAGCTTACCAATGAGGTTAAGCTCTTCAACCGTTGGAGCTTTGATGACGTTTCG GTTACGGATATTAGTCTTGTGGACTACATTGGTGTTCAGCCATCGAAGCACGCAACTTTTGTTCCCCATACTGCTGGACGATACTCTGTGAAGAGGTTCAGAAAGGCGCAGTGCCCAATTGTTGAGAGGCTCACTAACTCTCTCATGATGCACGGAAGAAACAATGGTAAGAAGTTGATGGCTGTCAGGATCGTCAAGCATGCCATGGAGATTATCCACCTCTTGTCTGACTTGAACCCGATTCAAGTTATCATTGATGCCATTGTTAACAG TGGTCCACGTGAAGATGCTACCAGGATTGGATCTGCTGGTGTGGTTAGGAGGCAGGCTGTTGATATCTCTCCTCTAAGACGTGTGAACCAAGCGATCTTCTTGCTTACAACTGGTGCACGTGAAGCTGCCTTTAGAAACATCAAGACAATCGCTGAGTGCCTTGCTGATGAACTCATCAATGCTGCAAAGGGATCTTCCAACAG CTATGCcatcaagaagaaagatgagattGAGAGAGTTGCTAAGGCCAATCGTTAA